A DNA window from Bradyrhizobium sp. CCBAU 53421 contains the following coding sequences:
- a CDS encoding phosphotransferase encodes MSDLDTLPSEQRDAMHAALREVIGTAAIDATTPISGGATSARLFRIDAGGKNYLLRIEGAPSPLRNPYQYVSLRIAAEDGIAPRLYYVDETSRVAVMDFIQRQPLGRYPGGLPALAKALGELLARLQATPAFPAFVRYPDIVARLWAHVCCTGLFAPGVLDQYNEHLARIRASYVWDEASSVSSHNDPLPANILFDGTRLWMIDWESAYRTDPLVDLAIVGDSLARTPELESILHRAWLGRPSDEALRARLRLVRALTRLYYAGVLFSASATAPRDRPDTSLAAPTLAELAEASSVGRLKVGTSAAKHALGKMFLASFLSDAATPGFDLSV; translated from the coding sequence ATGAGTGATCTCGATACACTTCCGTCGGAACAGCGCGACGCAATGCATGCTGCGCTGCGTGAGGTGATCGGCACGGCAGCGATCGATGCCACGACGCCGATTTCAGGCGGCGCCACGTCGGCGCGGTTGTTTCGGATCGATGCCGGCGGCAAGAATTATTTGCTACGAATCGAAGGTGCCCCGAGCCCGCTGCGCAATCCGTATCAATATGTTTCGCTGCGTATCGCGGCAGAGGACGGTATCGCGCCACGACTCTATTATGTCGACGAGACGTCGCGCGTCGCGGTGATGGATTTCATCCAGCGGCAGCCGCTCGGTCGCTATCCCGGCGGCCTGCCGGCGCTGGCAAAGGCGCTCGGCGAATTGCTGGCGCGCCTGCAGGCGACGCCGGCCTTTCCAGCCTTTGTGCGTTATCCCGATATCGTCGCCCGGCTTTGGGCCCACGTCTGCTGCACCGGCCTGTTCGCGCCCGGCGTGCTCGACCAGTACAACGAACATCTCGCGCGCATCCGCGCGTCCTATGTCTGGGATGAAGCTAGCTCGGTCTCGAGCCACAACGACCCGCTTCCCGCCAATATCCTGTTCGATGGCACCAGACTCTGGATGATCGACTGGGAATCCGCCTATCGCACCGATCCGCTGGTCGATCTCGCTATCGTCGGCGACAGCCTCGCGCGAACACCGGAACTGGAGAGCATCTTGCATCGCGCCTGGCTCGGCCGCCCGTCCGACGAGGCGCTACGCGCCCGGCTGCGGCTGGTCCGCGCCCTCACCCGGCTCTATTACGCCGGCGTCCTGTTCAGCGCTTCCGCGACGGCGCCGCGCGACCGACCCGACACCAGCCTTGCGGCACCGACGCTTGCCGAACTAGCGGAGGCTTCGAGCGTCGGCCGGCTCAAGGTCGGCACATCAGCCGCCAAGCACGCGCTCGGCAAGATGTTTCTCGCCTCGTTTCTGTCCGACGCCGCGACGCCCGGCTTCGATCTTTCGGTTTGA
- a CDS encoding bifunctional protein-serine/threonine kinase/phosphatase produces the protein MANGAQHDLGVRVGFASETGKRTANEDYVAACLGQPGALHRDVVAAVADGVGGHKGGREAAEVAVRSFIDAYYSLPETLGVRRRAARALEAANSWIYGQGRVDAARSGMACAFSSIILSRRQCHVIHIGDTRAYRLSDGRLERLTQDHIAGRGDLAHMLSRAIGFEEFARFDYTSVGLRQHDRLLICSDGVHGTLGDSWLQQLLEERTPPDESARSIVDAALAAGSSDNTTALVLDVVDLPPADRDDLTHAIATLPILDLPLSGDTIDDFALHDVLSDGRYSRLFKATDKRVGRDVVLKFPHPRVASEGSYRLAFVREAWVAARVRSLWIGEIIEVPAERQTRLYSAMPLYEGETLEQRLKRAPRLSLSEGIAIATKLVRAVTALHRAGIIHRDIKPDNVILLKDGGLRLVDLGVARVPLLEDFPAEDIPGTASYMAPELFGGKAGDEASDLFALGVTVYRMFTANYPFGEIEPFSRPRFGKPAPLSRYRPDLPAWLDAVIGKALSIEPAQRFGDAIEFAHELENGATWAGPAVTTRKSLHDRDPVTFWKVLCAILALIIVALLARH, from the coding sequence GTGGCGAACGGCGCGCAACACGACCTGGGCGTTCGCGTCGGTTTCGCCAGCGAGACCGGCAAGCGCACCGCCAATGAGGACTATGTCGCGGCGTGTCTGGGTCAGCCGGGCGCGCTGCATCGCGACGTCGTGGCCGCGGTCGCCGACGGCGTCGGCGGCCACAAGGGCGGACGCGAGGCCGCGGAGGTCGCGGTCCGCAGCTTCATCGACGCCTATTACTCGCTGCCGGAGACGCTCGGCGTCCGGCGCCGCGCCGCACGGGCGCTGGAAGCCGCCAACAGCTGGATCTACGGCCAGGGCCGCGTCGATGCCGCGCGCAGCGGCATGGCCTGCGCGTTCTCCTCGATCATCCTGTCGCGGCGGCAATGCCATGTGATCCATATCGGCGACACCCGCGCCTATCGCCTCAGCGACGGACGGCTGGAGCGGCTGACGCAGGATCATATCGCCGGCCGCGGCGACCTCGCCCACATGCTCAGCCGCGCCATCGGCTTCGAGGAGTTCGCCCGCTTCGACTACACCTCCGTCGGGCTTCGGCAGCATGATCGTCTCCTGATCTGCAGCGATGGGGTTCACGGCACGCTCGGCGATTCCTGGCTCCAGCAATTACTGGAGGAACGCACGCCGCCCGACGAATCGGCGCGCAGCATCGTCGATGCCGCGCTCGCGGCCGGCAGCAGCGACAACACGACCGCGCTGGTGCTCGACGTCGTCGACCTGCCGCCGGCGGACCGCGACGATCTCACCCATGCGATCGCGACCTTGCCGATCCTCGACTTGCCGCTGAGCGGCGACACGATCGACGATTTCGCGCTCCACGATGTGCTGTCGGACGGACGCTACAGCCGCCTGTTCAAGGCGACCGACAAGCGCGTCGGCCGCGACGTCGTGCTGAAGTTTCCGCATCCGCGGGTCGCCAGTGAAGGCTCCTACCGGCTCGCCTTCGTGCGCGAGGCCTGGGTCGCCGCGCGCGTGCGCAGCCTGTGGATCGGCGAGATCATCGAGGTGCCGGCGGAGCGGCAGACCAGGCTCTATTCGGCGATGCCGCTCTACGAGGGCGAGACGCTGGAGCAGCGACTCAAGCGCGCGCCGCGGCTGTCGCTCTCCGAGGGGATTGCGATCGCAACCAAGCTGGTGCGCGCGGTGACGGCGCTGCACCGCGCCGGCATCATCCATCGCGACATCAAGCCCGACAACGTGATCCTGCTGAAGGACGGCGGACTGCGCCTCGTCGACCTCGGCGTCGCGCGCGTGCCGCTGCTGGAGGATTTTCCCGCCGAGGATATTCCGGGCACCGCGAGCTACATGGCGCCCGAGCTGTTCGGCGGCAAGGCCGGCGACGAGGCCTCAGACCTGTTCGCGCTCGGCGTCACCGTCTACCGGATGTTCACCGCGAATTATCCGTTCGGCGAGATCGAGCCGTTCTCGCGGCCGCGGTTCGGCAAGCCGGCGCCGCTGTCGCGCTACCGCCCGGACCTGCCGGCCTGGCTCGATGCCGTGATCGGCAAGGCGCTCAGCATCGAGCCCGCGCAACGCTTCGGCGACGCCATCGAATTCGCGCACGAGCTGGAGAACGGCGCGACCTGGGCCGGGCCCGCCGTCACGACCCGCAAATCGCTGCACGACCGCGATCCCGTGACATTCTGGAAGGTGCTGTGCGCGATCCTCGCGCTGATCATCGTGGCGCTGCTGGCGCGGCATTGA
- a CDS encoding NUDIX domain-containing protein has protein sequence MPEKPELDFPKPLTTVDVVIFAIRSDALQVLLVQRPKAETEPFPGSWAMPGGFVDIAGDRDLEACAARKLKDKTGVVSPYLEQLGSWGSASRDPRGWSATHAYFALLPEHAAAGALAADAQWFAVEGEKVRPKLAFDHADILQAAVQRLRSKVEYTSLPAYLMPSEFTLPELQRTYEIVLDRPLEKSAFRTRMLAADLIEPVAKMRKGPNRPAQLYRLKKARAPVFFARTFNPPG, from the coding sequence ATGCCCGAGAAGCCGGAACTCGACTTTCCGAAGCCGCTGACGACGGTCGACGTCGTCATCTTCGCCATCAGGTCAGACGCGCTTCAGGTTCTGCTGGTTCAACGCCCCAAAGCGGAAACCGAGCCGTTTCCAGGCTCTTGGGCGATGCCCGGCGGTTTCGTCGATATCGCAGGCGATCGCGACCTCGAGGCCTGTGCCGCGCGCAAGCTGAAGGACAAGACCGGCGTCGTCAGTCCGTATCTGGAGCAGCTCGGTAGCTGGGGCAGCGCGTCGAGGGATCCGCGCGGCTGGTCTGCGACGCATGCCTACTTTGCCTTGCTGCCGGAGCATGCCGCGGCCGGCGCGCTGGCCGCGGATGCCCAGTGGTTCGCGGTCGAGGGCGAGAAGGTGCGGCCGAAGCTTGCCTTCGATCACGCCGATATCCTGCAGGCGGCGGTGCAGCGCTTGCGGAGCAAGGTCGAATACACCTCACTGCCTGCCTATCTGATGCCGTCGGAATTCACGCTGCCGGAATTGCAGCGGACCTATGAGATCGTGCTCGATCGTCCGCTGGAGAAGAGTGCCTTCCGGACCCGCATGCTCGCGGCCGACCTGATCGAACCGGTCGCGAAGATGCGCAAGGGGCCGAACCGGCCGGCGCAGCTCTATCGATTGAAGAAAGCCAGGGCGCCGGTGTTCTTTGCGCGGACGTTCAATCCGCCGGGCTGA
- a CDS encoding IclR family transcriptional regulator — MKGVRSDTQPPARRGRRRIVADRVRMQADDPAAMVIEANRHDELFRAADGNPDPSIVKSAHRVLRIFEYFAEIERPAAMTEIARRLNYPPSSTSALLKSLVELGYLDHDRQARSYVPTVRVALLGGWLKSQTLPGTTLDGITRELHEATRLTTFVVARNQLYSQYIRVLQGTTPVRYYLEPGARRLLTHSTPGRVFLSLMNDEDARRIVQRINAEEAPSSAVRFGDIQHALATIRRQGFAYTRDMGTPGLSAIAMRLTEADQTPPLVITVAGPSSIVSAESRAIIGKMRELIERQSPGLLPQIDIEAPPIET; from the coding sequence ATGAAGGGCGTTCGCTCCGATACCCAGCCCCCGGCAAGGCGAGGCCGCAGGCGCATCGTCGCCGACCGCGTGCGCATGCAAGCGGACGATCCCGCGGCGATGGTGATCGAGGCCAACCGGCATGACGAACTGTTTCGCGCCGCCGACGGCAACCCCGATCCGTCGATCGTCAAGTCGGCGCACCGCGTGCTCCGCATCTTCGAGTATTTTGCCGAGATCGAACGGCCCGCGGCCATGACCGAGATCGCACGCCGGCTGAATTATCCGCCGTCGAGCACGTCGGCGCTGCTGAAGAGCCTCGTCGAGCTCGGCTATCTCGACCACGACCGGCAGGCGCGCAGCTATGTACCGACGGTCCGCGTCGCGCTGCTCGGCGGCTGGCTCAAGAGCCAGACATTGCCGGGAACGACCCTCGATGGCATCACGCGCGAGCTGCATGAGGCGACCCGGCTGACCACCTTCGTGGTGGCCCGCAACCAGCTCTACAGCCAGTACATCCGTGTGCTGCAAGGCACGACGCCGGTGCGCTATTATCTCGAGCCCGGTGCGCGGCGGCTGCTGACCCACTCGACTCCGGGCCGGGTGTTTCTCAGCCTGATGAACGACGAGGACGCGCGGCGGATCGTGCAGCGGATCAACGCCGAGGAAGCCCCGTCATCCGCCGTCCGCTTCGGCGATATCCAGCATGCGCTGGCGACCATTCGCCGCCAGGGATTCGCCTATACGCGCGACATGGGAACGCCCGGCCTGAGCGCGATTGCGATGCGGCTGACCGAGGCCGACCAGACGCCTCCGCTCGTCATCACCGTCGCCGGCCCGAGCTCGATCGTCTCGGCGGAAAGCAGGGCTATCATCGGCAAGATGCGCGAGCTGATCGAACGGCAGTCGCCCGGCCTGCTGCCGCAGATCGACATCGAGGCGCCGCCGATCGAGACCTGA
- a CDS encoding copper chaperone PCu(A)C — protein MSFVRGLHGAVACRIVKRRSWVALPLFCLISTFGVMHNAVANESLAIVDARVPAADKEGGDLPLTMTIKNEADSADALLRVRCPVANFSERHIVDRGEGAPAMRSISNIPVPAKATLELKRDGYHVMLLQLRQALAPGETFKCAIVFQKAGTIETEVQVQK, from the coding sequence ATGTCGTTCGTGCGGGGGTTGCATGGTGCCGTTGCGTGCAGGATCGTCAAGCGCAGATCATGGGTCGCATTGCCATTATTCTGCCTGATCAGCACGTTCGGAGTGATGCATAACGCCGTCGCGAACGAATCCCTGGCTATTGTGGATGCGCGCGTACCGGCGGCGGACAAAGAAGGCGGAGACCTTCCGTTGACGATGACGATCAAGAACGAGGCCGACAGCGCCGATGCGCTGCTCCGTGTCCGCTGCCCGGTCGCGAATTTTTCCGAGCGTCACATCGTCGATCGCGGTGAGGGCGCACCCGCCATGCGCTCCATATCCAATATACCAGTCCCAGCCAAGGCGACGCTCGAGCTGAAGCGCGACGGCTATCATGTCATGCTGCTGCAGTTGCGTCAGGCGCTCGCTCCCGGCGAGACGTTCAAATGCGCGATCGTTTTTCAGAAAGCTGGAACCATCGAGACGGAGGTGCAGGTCCAGAAGTGA
- a CDS encoding acyl-CoA dehydrogenase family protein, with protein MQMSARDLRSSDDVADPARHISHDCAGLNFYDLDRGLRGLLGLYLPREDRQRLEPHFKRLGELAGGRLDRLARIADKHAPVLNPRDAYGRDEDWIDYHPAYREMEAIAFGDFQFHAMSHRAGVLGMDKPLPAIAKYVFQYLFVQSEFGLMCPISVTDTSTHLIRKFGSDELKAYLLPKMLSDDMASLWRGTQFMTERAGGSDVGAVATVARRDGDVWRLTGDKWFCSHADADVALMLARPEGAPMGTRGLALFALPRRLKDGKRNSYRIVRLKDKLGTKSMASGEIRLDNAVAYLVGDPTQGLKQMMEQVNLSRLSHGVRAAAMMRRCVNEAVVSASSRVAFGQRVMDFPLLRRQLMKLIVPTEQALSMMLVAARAMDDANAGSAQARDLLRILTPLLKYRACRDNIPVATGAMEVRGGNGYIEEWVQPRLVRDAHVGVLWEGTSNINALDIISRAVGKSGAHRALASALQARLEEAEALPEPFRKRLRTALDRAIAFARQVAADPGSEHTARLAASALYHAASAITLAWEGCQPGVDARRLLLSRFVLEHRLTAKDPLAPADDAWERDAIALVLGDGAVPTARAALLLA; from the coding sequence ATGCAGATGAGCGCGCGCGACCTTCGCAGCTCCGACGATGTCGCCGATCCGGCCCGCCACATCTCGCATGATTGCGCCGGCCTCAACTTCTATGACCTCGATCGCGGACTCCGTGGCCTTCTGGGGCTCTATCTGCCGCGCGAGGATCGCCAGCGGCTGGAGCCGCACTTCAAGCGTCTCGGCGAACTGGCGGGGGGCAGGCTCGACCGGCTGGCGCGGATCGCCGACAAGCATGCGCCGGTACTCAATCCGAGGGACGCCTACGGCCGTGACGAGGACTGGATCGACTATCATCCGGCCTACCGCGAGATGGAGGCGATCGCCTTCGGGGATTTCCAGTTTCACGCCATGAGCCATCGCGCCGGCGTGCTTGGCATGGACAAGCCGCTGCCGGCGATCGCCAAGTATGTGTTCCAGTATCTGTTCGTGCAGTCCGAGTTCGGGCTGATGTGCCCGATCAGCGTTACCGACACGTCGACGCACCTGATCCGCAAATTCGGCTCGGACGAGTTGAAAGCCTATCTGCTGCCGAAGATGCTGTCGGACGACATGGCGAGCCTGTGGAGGGGCACGCAGTTCATGACCGAGCGTGCCGGCGGCTCCGATGTCGGCGCCGTCGCGACCGTTGCGCGGCGGGATGGCGACGTCTGGCGTCTGACCGGCGACAAATGGTTCTGCTCTCACGCCGATGCCGACGTTGCGCTGATGCTGGCGCGGCCCGAAGGGGCACCCATGGGCACCAGGGGGCTCGCGCTGTTCGCGCTGCCGCGCCGCCTCAAGGACGGAAAGCGCAACAGCTACCGGATCGTTCGCCTCAAGGACAAGCTCGGCACCAAATCGATGGCGTCGGGCGAGATCCGGCTCGACAATGCGGTGGCCTATCTGGTCGGCGATCCCACGCAGGGCCTCAAGCAGATGATGGAGCAGGTCAACCTCTCGCGCCTGTCTCACGGCGTGCGGGCCGCCGCGATGATGCGGCGCTGTGTCAATGAGGCGGTCGTCAGCGCCTCGTCGCGCGTGGCGTTCGGCCAGCGTGTGATGGATTTCCCGCTGCTGCGCCGTCAGCTGATGAAGCTGATCGTGCCGACCGAGCAGGCGCTGTCGATGATGCTGGTGGCCGCGCGGGCGATGGACGATGCCAATGCCGGCTCGGCGCAGGCGAGAGACCTGCTGCGCATCCTGACGCCACTGCTTAAGTACCGCGCCTGCCGCGACAACATTCCGGTCGCCACCGGCGCGATGGAGGTGCGCGGCGGCAATGGCTACATCGAGGAATGGGTGCAGCCGCGGCTGGTGCGCGACGCCCATGTCGGGGTGCTCTGGGAGGGCACCAGCAACATCAACGCGCTCGATATCATCTCACGCGCCGTCGGCAAGAGCGGCGCGCACCGGGCCCTTGCCTCGGCGCTGCAGGCTCGGCTTGAGGAGGCGGAAGCGCTGCCCGAGCCGTTCCGCAAGCGGCTCCGGACCGCGCTCGACCGGGCGATCGCGTTTGCCAGGCAGGTCGCGGCCGATCCCGGCTCGGAGCACACCGCGCGCCTTGCCGCGAGCGCGCTCTACCATGCCGCATCGGCGATCACGCTTGCATGGGAAGGATGCCAGCCCGGGGTCGACGCGAGGCGGCTGTTGCTGTCGCGCTTCGTACTCGAACATCGCCTGACCGCGAAGGATCCGCTGGCGCCGGCCGACGATGCATGGGAGCGCGACGCCATCGCGCTGGTGCTCGGGGATGGAGCGGTCCCGACCGCACGGGCGGCGTTGCTGCTTGCCTGA
- a CDS encoding SPFH domain-containing protein yields MFGLRFIKAQPTTYLMKYRRGAVTQQGAGLSGFYYGPVTSLVAVPIGSRDAAFIFQQIARDFQAMTIQGHVTYRISEPQKAAAMLNFTLKPDGKTYESDDPEKLPQRILATVEVLAQQAVKELNLKEALQAADRIAGLIEGGLRARADIASLGLEILGVSIRGVKPTPDTAKALEAEAREAILKSADEAIFARRNFAVEQERAIRESELDTEIAVEQKKRSIRETQMDAEASVAAKQAELREAGMVADITLESKRKDFVGLNAENTRTLADAEAYRVGALMKIFEGVDTRVIQALAAAGMQPGQLIAQAFSGIAEKAEKIGQLNVSPDLLNTLLDKPVVEASRARRQ; encoded by the coding sequence ATGTTCGGTCTCCGCTTCATCAAGGCCCAGCCGACCACCTATCTCATGAAATACCGCCGCGGCGCGGTGACCCAGCAGGGCGCCGGCCTGTCCGGCTTCTATTATGGGCCGGTCACCTCGCTGGTCGCGGTGCCGATCGGCAGCCGCGACGCCGCCTTCATCTTCCAACAGATCGCGCGGGACTTCCAGGCGATGACCATCCAGGGCCATGTCACCTACCGGATCAGCGAGCCGCAGAAGGCCGCCGCGATGCTCAACTTCACCCTCAAGCCCGACGGCAAGACCTACGAATCCGACGACCCGGAAAAGCTGCCGCAGCGGATTCTCGCGACCGTGGAGGTGCTGGCGCAGCAGGCGGTCAAGGAGCTTAATCTGAAGGAAGCACTGCAAGCCGCCGATCGCATCGCCGGACTGATCGAGGGCGGACTGCGCGCCCGCGCCGATATCGCTTCCCTCGGTCTCGAAATCCTCGGCGTCTCGATCCGCGGCGTGAAGCCGACGCCCGACACCGCCAAGGCGCTGGAGGCCGAGGCGCGCGAAGCAATCCTCAAGAGCGCGGACGAGGCGATCTTCGCACGACGCAACTTTGCCGTGGAGCAGGAACGCGCCATCCGCGAAAGCGAGCTCGACACCGAGATCGCCGTCGAGCAGAAGAAGCGCTCGATCCGGGAGACCCAGATGGACGCCGAGGCGAGCGTCGCGGCGAAGCAGGCCGAGCTGCGCGAGGCCGGCATGGTCGCCGACATCACGCTGGAGAGCAAGCGCAAGGATTTCGTCGGTCTGAACGCCGAGAACACCCGTACGCTCGCCGATGCCGAGGCCTATCGGGTCGGCGCGCTGATGAAGATCTTCGAGGGCGTCGACACCCGCGTGATCCAGGCGCTGGCCGCGGCCGGTATGCAGCCGGGCCAATTGATCGCGCAGGCTTTCAGCGGCATCGCCGAGAAGGCCGAGAAGATCGGCCAGCTCAACGTGTCGCCCGACCTGCTCAACACGCTGCTGGACAAGCCCGTCGTGGAGGCGTCCCGTGCCCGCCGACAATGA
- a CDS encoding PQQ-dependent dehydrogenase, methanol/ethanol family, producing the protein MTRLNWVKSHMLAAAVASAATLAGSFALADDVNQDRLLNADKEAGNWLHHHKNYSATRFSSLTDINRDTVKNLKVAWTMHLGGVEGGGIWAHGGLEGTPIVENGFMYVTDGWGSVYKIDAHGGKGVLVWKMDPKTDHDWAGAVACCGVDNRGVALWNNLVISHTLDGRLIATNKETGQVAWQRQVADPDKGEVITGAPLIVKDRAISGVAGAEYGIRGWIAATDLNSQKEVWRTHTIPGKDEPGHETWKDDKNAKASGGGSTWVTGSYDPSTNTIVWGVGNPGPDWDNEYRPGDNLYTDSSLGLDADTGKIKWHYQHTPNDPYDYDSVAENVLVDVPGPNNSTLKLALEADRNGFAYAVDRNTGKFIWGLPFVKKVTWTKGLDPESGKPVEYDPKQGVQKYNASVTPSRTNKETDICPGNMGGKNWPPTAYNPNLKLWYIPVIESCNHIKVEEMTPDKVKAREFFTGGGPSQNVKITGSVTAIDVTTGKVAGKAETQFPNLGGILATPDLVFSGQPSGEVIAYDAKSLQKLWEFNTGGGLNAPPMTFSVDGKQYVAVLVGLGGAWDKWFIDATPELKRMQPGSMLYVFAL; encoded by the coding sequence ATGACAAGGTTGAATTGGGTTAAATCGCATATGCTTGCGGCGGCAGTAGCATCCGCAGCGACCTTGGCGGGCTCGTTCGCGCTCGCCGACGATGTCAACCAGGACCGCCTGCTCAATGCTGACAAGGAAGCGGGCAACTGGCTGCACCACCACAAGAACTATTCGGCGACCCGCTTCTCGTCGCTGACGGATATCAACCGCGACACCGTCAAGAATCTGAAGGTCGCCTGGACCATGCATCTCGGCGGCGTCGAGGGCGGCGGAATCTGGGCGCATGGCGGCCTGGAGGGAACTCCGATCGTCGAAAACGGATTCATGTACGTCACCGACGGCTGGGGCTCGGTCTACAAGATCGATGCGCATGGCGGCAAAGGCGTGCTGGTCTGGAAGATGGATCCCAAGACCGACCACGACTGGGCCGGCGCGGTGGCCTGCTGCGGCGTCGACAACCGTGGCGTCGCGCTGTGGAACAACCTCGTCATCTCGCACACGCTCGACGGCCGCCTGATCGCGACCAACAAGGAGACCGGGCAGGTCGCCTGGCAGCGTCAGGTCGCCGATCCCGACAAGGGCGAGGTGATCACCGGCGCACCGCTGATCGTGAAGGACAGGGCGATATCAGGCGTAGCCGGCGCGGAATACGGCATTCGCGGCTGGATCGCCGCGACCGACCTGAACAGCCAAAAGGAAGTGTGGCGCACCCACACCATTCCGGGCAAGGACGAGCCGGGTCACGAGACCTGGAAGGACGACAAGAACGCCAAGGCAAGTGGCGGCGGATCGACCTGGGTCACCGGCAGCTACGACCCGTCGACCAACACCATCGTCTGGGGCGTCGGCAATCCCGGACCGGATTGGGATAACGAATACCGGCCTGGCGACAACCTCTACACCGACTCGTCACTGGGTCTCGACGCCGATACCGGCAAGATCAAGTGGCACTACCAGCACACGCCGAACGATCCCTACGACTACGACAGCGTGGCGGAGAACGTGCTGGTCGACGTTCCCGGTCCGAACAACTCGACGCTGAAGCTCGCGCTCGAGGCCGACCGCAACGGCTTCGCCTATGCGGTCGATCGCAACACCGGCAAGTTCATCTGGGGTCTGCCGTTCGTGAAGAAGGTGACCTGGACCAAGGGTCTCGATCCCGAGTCCGGCAAGCCGGTGGAGTATGATCCGAAGCAGGGCGTGCAGAAGTACAACGCGTCGGTCACGCCGAGCCGCACCAACAAGGAAACGGACATCTGCCCCGGCAACATGGGCGGCAAGAACTGGCCGCCGACCGCGTACAATCCGAACCTGAAGCTGTGGTACATTCCCGTCATCGAGAGCTGCAACCACATCAAGGTCGAGGAGATGACGCCGGACAAGGTGAAGGCGCGCGAGTTCTTCACCGGCGGCGGACCGAGCCAGAACGTCAAGATCACCGGCAGCGTGACCGCGATCGACGTCACCACCGGCAAGGTGGCGGGGAAGGCGGAGACGCAATTCCCGAACCTTGGCGGCATCCTGGCGACGCCTGACCTCGTGTTCTCCGGACAGCCGTCCGGCGAGGTGATCGCCTATGACGCGAAGTCGTTGCAGAAGCTGTGGGAGTTCAACACCGGCGGCGGCCTCAACGCGCCTCCGATGACGTTCTCGGTCGACGGCAAGCAGTATGTCGCGGTCCTGGTCGGCCTCGGCGGTGCCTGGGACAAGTGGTTCATCGATGCCACGCCCGAGCTGAAGCGGATGCAGCCGGGCTCGATGCTCTACGTGTTCGCGCTCTGA
- a CDS encoding cytochrome c: MKQTWLVGAWLGCALVMEFGAAHAQSAGDPTDAGKAVFKRGNCMGCHKWHGNGGGGYGGDALSLRKTELTRDQIIETVTCGRPGTGMPFFVRGSYDTTKCYEMSRQDVADRMPPEANVFLRPNEIEAVADYVLAHVKGKGEPNYDECIAFFGDGSRVCNIYKEAGHAAAPSDPSEKAKP, from the coding sequence ATGAAACAAACATGGCTGGTTGGCGCGTGGCTCGGCTGCGCGCTGGTGATGGAATTTGGCGCGGCGCATGCGCAGTCGGCGGGCGATCCGACCGATGCGGGCAAGGCGGTGTTCAAGCGAGGCAATTGCATGGGCTGCCACAAATGGCACGGCAATGGCGGCGGCGGCTATGGCGGCGACGCGCTGTCGCTGCGCAAGACCGAGCTGACCCGCGATCAGATCATCGAGACCGTGACGTGTGGACGGCCGGGCACCGGCATGCCGTTCTTCGTGCGCGGCTCCTACGACACCACGAAATGCTACGAGATGAGCCGGCAGGATGTCGCCGACCGCATGCCGCCCGAGGCGAATGTGTTTCTGCGTCCGAACGAGATCGAGGCCGTTGCCGATTACGTGCTCGCCCACGTCAAGGGCAAGGGCGAGCCGAACTATGACGAATGCATCGCCTTCTTCGGCGACGGCTCGCGCGTCTGCAATATCTACAAGGAGGCCGGCCATGCCGCCGCGCCGTCCGACCCAAGCGAGAAGGCAAAGCCATGA